A part of Populus alba chromosome 8, ASM523922v2, whole genome shotgun sequence genomic DNA contains:
- the LOC118055481 gene encoding probable serine/threonine-protein kinase PBL3 isoform X1, with product MGNCLDSSAAKVDSTQSSYTPASGASRISSRTSRSSVPSSLTIPSYSGKSSSECFPTPRSEGEILSSPNLKAFSFNELKSATRNFRPDSLLGEGGFGCVFKGWIDENTLTASKPGSGMVVAVKKLKPEGFQGHKEWLTEVNYLGQLHHPNLVKLIGYCVEAENRLLVYEFMPKGSLENHLFRRGPQPLSWAVRVKVAIGAARGLCFLHDAKSQVIYRDFKASNILLDADFNAKLSDFGLAKAGPTGDKTHVSTRVMGTHGYAAPEYVATGRLTAKSDVYSFGVVLLELLSGRRAVDKTKVGVEQNLADWAKPYLGDKRKLFRIMDTKLGGQYPQKGAFMAANLALQCLSNEAKARPRMSQVLATLENIESPKVAAKNSRSEHQTVQTPVRQSPMRHHHAPGTPPASASPLPSHLQSPRLRSAADNHL from the exons ATGGGCAACTGCTTAGATTCTTCTGCTGCTAAAGTAGATTCTACTCAGAGTTCATATACTCCTG CATCAGGAGCCTCAAGAATTTCCAGCAGAACCAGCCGTTCTTCAGTTCCTTCTAGTCTGACCATCCCATCATACAGCGGGAAGAGCAGTTCTGAATGTTTTCCTACACCAAGGAGTGAAGGTGAAATATTGTCATCTCCAAATTTAAAGGCCTTCTCATTCAATGAGCTAAAAAGTGCCACCAGAAACTTCCGTCCCGATAGTCTTCTTGGTGAAGGTGGCTTTGGTTGTGTTTTCAAAGGATGGATTGATGAAAACACGTTGACTGCTTCAAAGCCTGGATCAGGAATGGTTGTGGCAGTCAAGAAGCTTAAACCTGAAGGTTTCCAAGGCCACAAGGAGTGGTTG ACAGAAGTTAATTATCTTGGCCAACTTCATCATCCAAACCTGGTTAAATTGATCGGGTACTGCGTGGAAGCTGAGAACCGACTTCTGGTCTATGAGTTCATGCCTAAAGGGAGCTTGGAGAATCATCTGTTTAGAA gaGGACCACAGCCACTTTCATGGGCAGTAAGGGTCAAAGTGGCTATAGGTGCTGCCAGAGGGCTCTGTTTTCTTCATGATGCGAAATCACAAGTCATATACCGTGACTTCAAGGCATCTAATATTCTACTGGATGCG GATTTTAATGCAAAACTTTCGGATTTTGGTCTGGCCAAGGCAGGCCCTACTGGTGATAAGACCCACGTGTCCACTCGAGTTATGGGTACTCATGGTTATGCAGCACCTGAATACGTTGCAACAG GTCGGTTGACAGCCAAAAGTGATGTATACAGCTTTGGGGTTGTGTTGCTTGAATTATTGTCTGGGCGACGGGCTGTTGATAAAACTAAGGTGGGTGTGGAGCAGAACCTGGCAGACTGGGCGAAACCATATCTGGGTGACAAGAGGAAATTATTCCGAATTATGGACACCAAGTTGGGTGGACAATATCCTCAGAAGGGAGCCTTTATGGCTGCAAACTTGGCTTTACAGTGCCTAAGCAATGAAGCTAAAGCCAGGCCTCGAATGTCACAGGTATTAGCAACGCTGGAGAACATTGAATCCCCGAAAGTTGCTGCAAAAAACTCCCGATCAGAGCATCAAACAGTTCAGACTCCTGTCCGACAGTCCCCAATGAGACATCATCACGCTCCTGGGACTCCACCAGCCAGTGCCTCCCCACTGCCATCCCACCTCCAATCTCCACGATTACGATCAGCAGCAGACAATCACTTGTAA
- the LOC118055481 gene encoding probable serine/threonine-protein kinase PBL3 isoform X2: MGNCLDSSAAKVDSTQSSYTPGASRISSRTSRSSVPSSLTIPSYSGKSSSECFPTPRSEGEILSSPNLKAFSFNELKSATRNFRPDSLLGEGGFGCVFKGWIDENTLTASKPGSGMVVAVKKLKPEGFQGHKEWLTEVNYLGQLHHPNLVKLIGYCVEAENRLLVYEFMPKGSLENHLFRRGPQPLSWAVRVKVAIGAARGLCFLHDAKSQVIYRDFKASNILLDADFNAKLSDFGLAKAGPTGDKTHVSTRVMGTHGYAAPEYVATGRLTAKSDVYSFGVVLLELLSGRRAVDKTKVGVEQNLADWAKPYLGDKRKLFRIMDTKLGGQYPQKGAFMAANLALQCLSNEAKARPRMSQVLATLENIESPKVAAKNSRSEHQTVQTPVRQSPMRHHHAPGTPPASASPLPSHLQSPRLRSAADNHL, encoded by the exons ATGGGCAACTGCTTAGATTCTTCTGCTGCTAAAGTAGATTCTACTCAGAGTTCATATACTCCTG GAGCCTCAAGAATTTCCAGCAGAACCAGCCGTTCTTCAGTTCCTTCTAGTCTGACCATCCCATCATACAGCGGGAAGAGCAGTTCTGAATGTTTTCCTACACCAAGGAGTGAAGGTGAAATATTGTCATCTCCAAATTTAAAGGCCTTCTCATTCAATGAGCTAAAAAGTGCCACCAGAAACTTCCGTCCCGATAGTCTTCTTGGTGAAGGTGGCTTTGGTTGTGTTTTCAAAGGATGGATTGATGAAAACACGTTGACTGCTTCAAAGCCTGGATCAGGAATGGTTGTGGCAGTCAAGAAGCTTAAACCTGAAGGTTTCCAAGGCCACAAGGAGTGGTTG ACAGAAGTTAATTATCTTGGCCAACTTCATCATCCAAACCTGGTTAAATTGATCGGGTACTGCGTGGAAGCTGAGAACCGACTTCTGGTCTATGAGTTCATGCCTAAAGGGAGCTTGGAGAATCATCTGTTTAGAA gaGGACCACAGCCACTTTCATGGGCAGTAAGGGTCAAAGTGGCTATAGGTGCTGCCAGAGGGCTCTGTTTTCTTCATGATGCGAAATCACAAGTCATATACCGTGACTTCAAGGCATCTAATATTCTACTGGATGCG GATTTTAATGCAAAACTTTCGGATTTTGGTCTGGCCAAGGCAGGCCCTACTGGTGATAAGACCCACGTGTCCACTCGAGTTATGGGTACTCATGGTTATGCAGCACCTGAATACGTTGCAACAG GTCGGTTGACAGCCAAAAGTGATGTATACAGCTTTGGGGTTGTGTTGCTTGAATTATTGTCTGGGCGACGGGCTGTTGATAAAACTAAGGTGGGTGTGGAGCAGAACCTGGCAGACTGGGCGAAACCATATCTGGGTGACAAGAGGAAATTATTCCGAATTATGGACACCAAGTTGGGTGGACAATATCCTCAGAAGGGAGCCTTTATGGCTGCAAACTTGGCTTTACAGTGCCTAAGCAATGAAGCTAAAGCCAGGCCTCGAATGTCACAGGTATTAGCAACGCTGGAGAACATTGAATCCCCGAAAGTTGCTGCAAAAAACTCCCGATCAGAGCATCAAACAGTTCAGACTCCTGTCCGACAGTCCCCAATGAGACATCATCACGCTCCTGGGACTCCACCAGCCAGTGCCTCCCCACTGCCATCCCACCTCCAATCTCCACGATTACGATCAGCAGCAGACAATCACTTGTAA